A window of the Plasmodium falciparum 3D7 genome assembly, chromosome: 3 genome harbors these coding sequences:
- a CDS encoding DNA replication complex GINS protein, putative encodes MSDVFSIFKKKRNKKTKLYKTSTNKGNTKRGILMNDKSRRKAYGTPSAKDSIYGEKNIKITNNSNNNNNNKNNNKISNNNKNNNISNNTNYHDLYDDDTINRNNQQEVNIVLENFPKLPIKNVELCEDIYNIFYIRDQYLIGNKNILINNDHIILLETILDKIENAINDMMHREDLYCTKKVLSSVHEKMLCLYNSFKNIKSMFPQLSNSYDCFKSNVIFIKAKQFKKNYVYDNLINIYTYLQDSEIQQDNIEVYNEILYINDKQISSPSFINKNMLTTNDYIEFLPMKFNTHFIELNKISVYYLYEESMNHIIWQKVLDELIVVKALADIPYFDLTEIEGFDFKKMKSGQRQWYPIYIAKELSDEGLATVEFPFWFYIDNLKHIYKKEFDDINELTDLPSPFFFEISSMFLENNCFKNSTPIETIGQRTPYKYILKVAGLIQDIRQKRIYKIMNKIKSCDIFSEILMINNIQIYETYCVNYLASVFFQKNTSTNSFDESFDIRNYLFDPFIFSSYNT; translated from the exons ATGTCAGATGTgttttctatatttaaaaaaaaacggaataaaaaaacaaagttGTATAAAACGTCAACAAATAAAGGTAATACTAAAAGGGGGATATTGATGAATGATAAAAGTAGGAGGAAGGCTTATGGAACGCCGAGTGCAAAAGATAGTATATACGGAGAGAAGAACATTAAGATTacaaataatagtaataataataataataacaaaaataataataagattagtaataataacaaaaataataacattagTAATAATACTAATTATCATGATTTGTATGATGATGATACAATAAACCGAAATAATCAACAAGAAGTAAATATTGTTCTCGAGAATTTCCCCAAGTTGCCAATAAAAAATGTGGAGCTTTGTgaagatatttataatatattttatataagagATCAATATTTAATAGGGAATAAGAATAtcttaataaataatgatcatataatattattagaaaCCATTTTAGATAAAATAGAGAATGCTATAAACGATATGATGCATAGAGAAGATTTATATTGTACAAAGAAAGTATTAAGTAGTGTACACGAAAAAATGTtgtgtttatataatagttttaagaatataaaaagtatgtTTCCTCAATTATCGAATTCTTATGATTGTTTTAAGAGtaatgtaatatttattaaagcaaaacaatttaaaaaaaattatgtatatgataatttaataaatatatatacctatTTACAAGATAGTGAGATTCAACAAGATAATATAGAAGTATATAATGaaatcttatatataaatgataaacaAATATCTTCACcatcttttataaataaaaatatgttaacaACAAATGATTATATCGAATTCTTACCCATGAAATTTAATACACATTTTatagaattaaataaaatatctgtatattatttatatgaagaatCTATGAATCATATTATATGGCAAAAAGTTTTAGACGAATTAATTGTTGTCAAAGCTTTAGCAGATATCCCATATTTTGATTTAACGGAAATTGAAGGCTtcgattttaaaaaaatgaaatcaGGACAAAGACAATGGTatcctatatatatagcCAAAGAATTAAGTGATGAAGGACTTGCCACGGTAGAATTCCCTTTCTGGTTTTATATAGATAAtttaaaacatatttataaaaaagaatttgaTGATATCAATGAACTTACCGATTTACCAagtccttttttttttgaaatatccTCTATGTTCTTAGAAAACAATTGTTTTAAAAATTCAACGCCCATAGAAACCATAGGTCAAAGAACgccttataaatatatcctCAAGGTGGCAG GCCTTATACAAGATATAAGACAAAAACGGATCTACAAGATTATGAACAAAATTAAAAGCTGTGATATATTTTCTGagatattaatgataaacAACATTCAGATATATGAAACATATTGTGTTAATTATTTAGCTTCtgtattttttcaaaaaaatacttCTACAAATTCTTTTGATGAATCTTTTGATATtagaaattatttatttgatccttttatttttagctCATACAATACATAA